One Solanum pennellii chromosome 9, SPENNV200 DNA segment encodes these proteins:
- the LOC107031047 gene encoding chloroplast stem-loop binding protein of 41 kDa a, chloroplastic, with amino-acid sequence MATLVSSSSLLHSSFNSSSTPSISPVSRISLKFPSSSLSSSLSISPSFVAFSLNSRRVSPNSYSSTSVVQASGAVEKKKVLIVNTNSGGHAVIGFYFAKELLGSGHDVTVLTVGEESSDKMKKTPFTRFSEITGAGGRTVWGNPADVGKILEGEVFDAVLDNNGKDLDSVSPVADWAKSSGVKQFLFISSAGIYKPTDEPPHVEGDAVKADAGHVLVEKYISEIFGSWASFRPQYMIGSGNNKDCEEWFFDRIVRGRPVLIPGSGMQLTNISHVRDLSSMLTLAVQNPAAASGRIFNCVSDRAVTLDGMARLCAKAAGSSVEIVHYDPKAVGVDAKKAFPFRNMHFYAEPRAANEILGWSATTNLPEDLKERYEEYVKIGRDKKEMKFELDDKILESLKVPVAA; translated from the exons ATGGCTACTCTTGTTTCTTCATCCTCTCTTCTACATTCATCTTTCAATtcttcttcaactccatcaatctCCCCTGTTTCCCGAATTTCACTTAAATTCCCTTCTTCTTCGCTCTCTTCGTCTCTCTCAATTTCCCCATCTTTCGTTGCATTTTCTCTGAATTCAAGGCGGGTTTCCCCTAATTCATACTCCAGTACTAGTGTTGTTCAGGCGAGTGGTGCAGTTGAGAAGAAGAAGGTGCTTATTGTTAATACAAATAGCGGTGGTCATGCAGTTATTGGGTTCTATTTTGCTAAAGAGCTTTTGGGATCTGGTCATGATGTTACTGTTCTTACGGTTGGAGAAGAGAGCTCtgataaaatgaagaaaacccCTTTTACCAGATTCTCA GAAATTACTGGTGCTGGTGGTCGAACAGTATGGGGTAATCCTGCAGATGTTGGGAAGATTTTAGAGGGTGAAGTATTTGATGCTGTTTTGGACAACAATGGTAAAGACTTGGATTCTGTAAG TCCTGTAGCTGACTGGGCCAAGAGTTCTGGTGTCAAGCAATTTTTGTTTATCAGCAGCGCTGGAATCTACAAGCCCACAGATGAACCTCCTCATGTTGAAGGG GATGCTGTGAAAGCTGATGCTGGTCATGTATTAGTCGAGAAATACATATCTGAGATATTTGGTAGTTGGGCAAGTTTCCGTCCTCAGTACATGATTGGCTCTGGCAATAACAAGGATTGTGAGGAATGGTTCTTTGATC GTATTGTTCGTGGACGACCAGTTCTAATTCCTGGCTCTGGAATGCAGCTAACCAACATATCTCATGTCAGGGACTTATCATCCATGCTTACTCTGGCTGTCCAGAATCCAGCTGCTGCTAGTGGCCGCATCTTCAACTGTGTTAGTGACCGTGCTGTGACATTGGATGGAATGGCAAGATTATGCGCTAAAGCTGCAGGAAGCTCTGTTGAAATTGTGCATTATGACCCCAAGGCAGTAGGAGTTGATGCTAAAAAAGCTTTTCCTTTCCGCAACATG CACTTCTATGCTGAGCCTAGAGCTGCCAATGAGATTCTGGGATGGAGTGCTACAACTAACTTACCGGAAGACTTGAAGGAGCGATATGAGGAGTACGTGAAAATTGGCAGAGACAAGAAAGAAATGAAGTTTGAACTAGACGATAAGATACTAGAATCTCTAAAAGTACCAGTTGCTGCTTGA
- the LOC107031046 gene encoding RAN GTPase-activating protein 1 → MDSAGFSMKLWPPSSSTRLMLVERMTKNLITPSILSRKYGLLSKEEAEEDAKQIEALAFDSANQHFDKEPDGDGSSAVQLYAKESSKLMLEVIKRGPQTKESAEGIVSGKVKASNETTIFDISKGRRDFISAEEASELLKPLSEPGNNYKRICFSNRSFGVDAAKIAGPILSSLKDQLTEVDLSDFVAGRPEEEALEVMEIFSSALNACDLRYLDLSNNALGEKGIRAFGALLKSQKNLEELYLMNDGISEEAAEAVCELIPSTDKLRILHFHNNMTGDEGAFSISKLVKHSPALEDFRCSSTRVGSEGGVALSQALGECRNLKKVDLRDNMFGVEAGIALSKVLSIFSGLTEIYLSYLNLEDEGSIALANVLKESAPSLEVLEMDGNDITAEAAPALAACIAAKQFLTTLKLGENELKDEGAILIAKALEDGHGQLTEVDMSTNAIRRAGARCLAQAVVNKPGFKVLNINGNFISDEGIDEVKDIFKNSLHVLGPLDDNDPEGEDYDEEADEGGDNENDLETRLKDLDIKQEE, encoded by the coding sequence ATGGATTCTGCAGGATTCTCTATGAAGCTGTGGCCCCCAAGTTCGAGTACCAGGCTAATGCTTGTGGAGAGAATGACCAAGAATCTTATTACTCCATCCATCCTATCCAGGAAATATGGTCTTTTGAGTAAAGAAGAAGCTGAAGAGGATGCCAAACAAATAGAAGCTCTGGCTTTTGATTCTGCCAATCAACATTTTGACAAGGAGCCTGATGGCGATGGAAGTTCTGCTGTGCAACTTTATGCTAAGGAATCTAGTAAGCTcatgttagaagttattaaaAGAGGCCCTCAGACAAAGGAATCTGCAGAAGGTATTGTATCTGGGAAGGTTAAAGCATCTAATGAAACTACTATTTTTGATATATCCAAAGGTAGACGGGATTTCATAAGCGCAGAAGAGGCGTCTGAGTTGTTGAAACCATTAAGTGAACCAGGGAATAATTATAAAAGGATATGTTTCAGCAATAGAAGCTTTGGCGTGGATGCTGCTAAAATTGCAGGACCGATTTTGTCTTCTCTTAAAGATCAATTGACAGAAGTTGACCTTTCAGACTTTGTAGCAGGTAGACCAGAGGAAGAAGCCCTGGAAGTCATGGAAATCTTTTCTTCTGCTTTGAACGCCTGTGACCTGAGGTATCTCGATCTTTCTAACAATGCTCTAGGTGAAAAAGGAATAAGGGCATTTGGGGCACTTTTAAAGTCACAAAAGAACTTGGAAGAACTCTATTTAATGAATGACGGCATTTCAGAGGAAGCAGCAGAGGCAGTTTGCGAGCTAATCCCTTCAACTGATAAACTTCGTATCCTTCATTTTCACAATAACATGACAGGGGATGAGGGTgctttttctatttctaaactTGTGAAGCATTCTCCTGCATTGGAGGATTTCCGGTGCTCATCTACAAGGGTAGGATCTGAAGGTGGGGTTGCTCTTTCACAAGCACTTGGAGAATGTAGGAATTTAAAGAAGGTTGATTTGCGTGACAACATGTTTGGTGTGGAAGCTGGAATTGCCTTAAGCAAAGTACTATCAATCTTTTCCGGCTTAACTGAAATTTACTTAAGTTATCTGAATTTGGAGGATGAGGGGTCCATAGCTCTTGCTAATGTCCTCAAGGAATCTGCTCCATCCCTTGAGGTTTTGGAGATGGATGGAAATGACATCACAGCTGAAGCTGCTCCTGCTCTGGCAGCCTGTATTGCTGCAAAACAATTTCTTACCACGTTGAAGTTGGGAGAGAATGAATTGAAAGATGAGGGTGCTATATTAATTGCAAAGGCATTGGAAGATGGTCACGGTCAATTAACTGAAGTGGATATGAGTACCAATGCAATAAGAAGAGCTGGTGCCAGGTGCTTGGCACAAGCTGTAGTAAACAAACCTGGGTTTAAGGTCCTGAACATCAATGGCAACTTCATATCTGATGAAGGAATTGATGAggttaaagatatttttaagaATTCACTTCATGTGCTTGGTCCTTTGGATGACAATGATCCTGAAGGAGAAGATTATGACGAAGAGGCTGATGAAGGAGGCGATaatgagaatgatttggagaccAGACTCAAGGATCTTGATATCAAGCAGGAAGAATAA